A window of the Henckelia pumila isolate YLH828 chromosome 3, ASM3356847v2, whole genome shotgun sequence genome harbors these coding sequences:
- the LOC140891060 gene encoding putative HVA22-like protein g: MIGEFVTTTLILVLGYAYPALKCFKTVEKNRVDIHELRFWCQYWIIIAVLTILERVGDTFISWLPMYGEVKLALFIFLWYPNTKGSGFVYEKLLQPYVSKHETDIERSLWEFRQRAWNLAIYFWQNCTELSSTKILQFFQFVTSQATNITQSNYQNTEQPANMLTRLFSRNKPENRRRHPSTAAYDTQTHSHFNQPIGSLIPDLNINRHEFDDTLYARVRHSKDGY; this comes from the exons ATGATCGGCGAATTCGTCACCACAACCTTAAT ACTGGTTCTTGGATACGCCTACCCTGCCTTGAAGTGTTTCAAAACTGTGGAGAAGAACAGAGTTGACATTCACGAACTCAGATTTTGGTGTCAATATTG GATTATTATCGCAGTGCTAACTATTCTTGAAAGAGTTGGCGATACATTTATTTCATG GTTGCCTATGTATGGTGAGGTGAAGCTGGCCCTCTTCATCTTCTTATGGTATCCAAACACAAAG ggaAGTGGATTTGTGTACGAGAAATTGTTGCAGCCGTATGTATCGAAGCATGAGACAGATATTGAACGAAGCTTATGGGAATTTAGGCAAAGGGCGTGGAACTTAGCAATTTATTTCTGGCAGAATTGCACTGAATTGAGCTCCACCAAGATTCTTCAGTTTTTTCAGTTTGTCACTTCCCAAGCTACAAACATCACACAATCCAATTATcag AACACTGAACAGCCAGCCAATATGCTTACCAGATTATTCAGCCGAAACAAACCCGAAAACAGGCGGCGTCACCCATCTACGGCGGCTTACGATACCCAAACTCACTCACACTTTAACCAACCCATTGGTTCTCTCATCCCTGATTTGAACATTAATCGTCATGAGTTCGACGACACTTTGTATGCCAGAGTTCGACACTCCAAAGATGGTTACTAg